The following nucleotide sequence is from Novipirellula artificiosorum.
ACATCAATGCCTTGGTTACCATCGGCACGCAACAGCCCTCGATTGGCTTGAAGATCAATCTGTCCCGCTGCCAATCGTAAGTCTAAATTCGGTAGATCGGCCACCAACGGTGCTCCGGTCGCTTTCACTCGAGTGATCCAATCAAGCGGCCCATTTCGAGGGATCTCTTTATTATTTGGATCACGAAACGTCAATTCAACGGTATCACAATCAAACCGATCGGTCGCCGCACCGCGGATTTGGTGAATCATCGCAACATGATTTCGTAACATCAATTGGTTGATTGCAAAATCATACTCGACTCGGCCACTACACTCCACGTTCACAACCGCCGCTGGTTGCATCGCGACCTTGCTGGCATAAAAGCCAGCCTGCGGATTGAGTTCATTCGGACTGGCCTCGGCGGAGGATGTCGTCGCTGGCCAAAGCCCGCCGCCTTCAAGCGGGAGAGTCAGTTCCTCGAGGTAGATCAACTCCATACGATCAAGTAGCGCCGCGCTCTCGGTTTGCATCATCGGCGACGAAGCCGCCGTGGCAAGGTGAATGGTCAAATCACGGCCGATCAGTTTGGCCCGGCCAAGGTTCATTTGAATGGCTTCAAATGTTCGAATCGTCTGATTGTCGATCTCAACATTTGCCGTTCGGATGTACAACGAATCAGCTGGGTTCTCCGGATCGAGACGGCTGATTTGGACCACGCCCTTGATTAAACCGCGCTTGATCGGTGGGGCACTGCCGCTCATCGGATCGAGTGAACCGGTGAAGCGGATCTCTGCGCCTTCACGTGATTCGATCACCACAGGCGATCCGCTCGAGTCGCCGTTGATACCGCGGCCGATCACAATGGTCATCGGCGATAGCTTCCACTGATCGGGCGAAACTTGCAGCAAGTTCTCGAATAGCAACATGCCGCTGGCGGTTTGTAGTCGCTTACACTTGCCTCGCTGCCATGCGCCCACCGGGAACAGGTCACCGAGCGTATCGTCAGCGTGCAGCTCGGTTCTCGGCGCCATCGCCATCGCTTCGATCTTGGGCGGACGCAACCAAGACACCACCAACACCTGATAGACGATCGCTATCACGGCCAAGGCAGCCAACGCGGTTAGGTAGTGAGTAAGCTTACGAACCATGTTCCGTTTTCAAGTGTTCGTGCCATCGATTTTTCGCGCGCAACAGCCGTTCAATTGCCTCGCGGACCGCACCCCGACCGCCACCCGAACGCAGGACCCAATGGGCAGCATCGCGTGCGTCCGAGGCAGCATCGGCGGGCGCAACGGCCAAGCCAACTTGTCGCATCACCGGAATATCGGGCAAATCATCGCCGACGTAGCAAACCTGATCAGCGGAGCAGCCTATGGCGCCAAGCATTTCCTGAGCCGCAGGCCATTTGTCTTCAAAGCCTTGCATCACATGAGTGATGCCAAGGTCCGCCGCGCGTTGGACCACGGCATTGCCCGTTCTCGCCGTCAAGATGCCAAACGTAAAACCACTTGTCATCCATAGTTTGATGCCAAGCCCATCTCGAGCATGGAACTGCTTGATTTCCATCCCCGTATCGCTGTAGATGATTCGGCCATCGGTCAAAACGCCGTCCACATCCGAGAGGATGCACGTAATCGGAGCGGCTGCTTCTGCATCGCTGGTAAGTCGTTCAGGCATCGTCAATGAATCGGTAGAATGGAGGGTTCGTCTTGTTCACCAAGGAGTGCCGCAACATCGGTGATGTCGATCATGCCAAGTGGACGGTTCAAGGCATCGACGACCGGCAACTCGCTGATGTGCCGCCGCGACATGACAGCAATCGCCTCTTGCAGCAGCGTTCCCGTCCGCGCGGTTTTGGGGTCTCGAGTCATCCGATCCGCGATCGGCTGGTCGAGTGCAACGTCGTTGCGTGTTTCCAGTAACCGCGCAAGATCACTGTCGGTGAAGATTCCAACAAGTTCCGCAGAATCGTTGACCAACATCACCGCTCCGGTGCGGCGACCGTTCTTGCTTGTTCGCACCATCGCTTCACGGACGGTGATGTTGCTCGGAGCGATTCGGCAAGCCGTCAGCCCTCGCATCATTTGATCCACACTCGCTAATTGTTGACCCAGCGCACCGCCGGGGTGAAAGCGAGCAAAATCTTCCGGTGTAAATGACCGCAACCGGCTGGCTAACATGGCGATTCCATCCCCCACGGCCATCATCACCGCCGTGCTCGAAGTCGGTGCCAAGCCGTTGGGGCATGCTTCGTTATGTTTGCCAATCGCAACAACGCAATCGGCGGCGTGGGCCAGCGGGTTGTCGTCCGTCGCGGTGATTGCAATCAAGCCCGCGGAGTTCTGACGCAGGTGGGGGGCAATCCGCACGACCTCTTCGCTTCGGCCCGAGTTGGAAATGGCCCACACCAAGTCATTTTGGCGAACCCGTCCCAGATCGCCATGAATGGCCTCAGCCGGATGCAGAAAGTGTGCTGGCGTCCCCGTGCTGGCGAGTGTGGCAACCAGCTTTTTTCCGACAATTCCCGCCTTTCCGACACCGGTGACAACGACACAGCCGTCACAATTTGCTGTCATTTCGGCGGCCTGGACCGCGTCGCTGGTGACCTGAGACGCAGCCGATAAAATGGCATTTCCTTCAATCGCAATGATTTCTCGAAGGATTCGCAGTCGTTCAAGCAGGGTAGCGGGCGGCAGATTCGCCGCGGAATTCGCGGGCGATTGCGGTGAGAACGGTATCTTTTCGGCTGCGGACACTGCGAGACCTTCCTTGGTGCTTCGATGTCATTTGAATGATCAAACGCGGCAGGGTGTTTCGATCTTACTCAGAATTGGCAGCTGATCACAAGACGTTTGAACCACCCGTCCAATAGCGGAACGCACGCATGGTTTGCCGTGCGGCTTCGGCAGGATTGGGCAAAGGAAACGCTTCGGCGCACAAGTAGCCGGAGTAGTCTAGCTCGCGGAGTGCTGCAAGGATCGGGCCCATCACCATGTGGCCGCAACCGACGGGCCAGCGATTGCTATCAACAAAGTGGATGTGTCCGACACGCTTGCCGGCAAATCGAAGTGCATCCGCAATGTCAACCTCTTCGATGTTCATATGAAACAAATCGCAAAGCAGCTTCACGTTGCCGGTGGACAACGATTCAAGCAGTTCGACGCCTTGAGCAACCGTGTTGCACTGATTCGTTTCGTAACGGTTGAGTGGCTCATACAGTAAAGGGACGTTGTACTTCGAAGCATGAGCGCCGCCATCTTCCAGTGCTTCGGCCAAGTATTCGCGTGCCGTCTTCGGATCCACGTTCTGATCACTACGACCTTGCATCGAACCGATGATCGTCATGGCGGAAAAGCTGCCCGCTAAATCGATCAGTTCACGTACGAAACGCTTGGCTTGATCTCGTTTTGCTGCATCCGCATCCGCCAATTGCAGGCCCCGCTTCACCCAACCGGCTCCGGTCCCGAGTGCAGCGAGCCGAACGCCCGCAGCATCGAGGTGTTTCGCGAGCGCGTCGGCATCCAAGGATTCGACACCGGGTGAGAATATTTCGACCGCATCAAAGCCCAACTCTGCAGCAAAAGCGATCGATCGTTCGAGTCCATCCCAAAGCACAAAAGGGCCGCCGCGTGCTTCTTCAACCAGACTGACGGTGATACAGGATTTCATGAGACGGGCCGGGGAGAGGGCGTTTTAACGGTTCAGGTCACGTTCAAGGCAACCTTCGTTTTCTAGCATAGCCATGTCCGCTTTGGCCATGGGACCTGCTAGCAACCGCTCGGTTCTCGCCGTGAACCTATCGCGAGATCTCTTGCATGGCGGAAGGCAAACCGATCGAGAGGATGTCTGGTAGGTTGCCACCGCTGGTCGATCCGGAAGCCAATCGCATTGCGTGATCACTCGTGAACATTGCCGCCTCGGTATTGCCGCTGGAATGGGGTCGGACCGCCGCGTTGGCCTGAGTGCTTTGCCGCATCGGGGCGCCTTCGTTAAGGTCATGCGAAAAGGGAACCGCCCCCACTTCAAGGCCCCGTTCTATTCGTCAAAATGCTCTTGGCCCGTTTGGGGGGACAAAAATGTAGTGAATTTCCTTACTTTTTATATCGCATTATTTCGAAGTTGGCTCTGCGGTCACTCGCGCTGACCTGCAGGGGCCCTGCGACCGCTACTTTCCAACTCGATGTGGTATAGAAACTCGTACACCTTAGCATGCGTGAGCTCACTCCCGCTATTCATGCTCCATGTTTGAGAGGTAGCTTCCCGATCGCGTTAATCCTAACCAGACCATCATGAACTCTCCGGCGTCACCTGTATCGCTCGCAACGAATGCCACTGGGGGGCATACGGTTGTCGTGTCGCCAAAGCTGACAGGTGCCGTACCGGCGAACCATTCTCAGCAGCCGCTGCCGGGAAAGATCATGATCGTCGATGACGAGATTGCGAATGTTTTAGTCGCAAAAAAGCATCTCGAACGAGCTGGCTATGCCTCCTTCGAAACCACAACCGACTCGTCGATGGCGTTAAGTTTGATTGGTTCGACTCGTCCCGATGTGGTGTTATTGGACATCAACATGCCGGAAGTCAACGGCATTGAGATCTTGCGTGATCTTCGCCAGCGAGCCGAATTTCGGCACTTGCCTGTCTTGATTTTGACGGCAAACAATGACGC
It contains:
- a CDS encoding KdsC family phosphatase encodes the protein MPERLTSDAEAAAPITCILSDVDGVLTDGRIIYSDTGMEIKQFHARDGLGIKLWMTSGFTFGILTARTGNAVVQRAADLGITHVMQGFEDKWPAAQEMLGAIGCSADQVCYVGDDLPDIPVMRQVGLAVAPADAASDARDAAHWVLRSGGGRGAVREAIERLLRAKNRWHEHLKTEHGS
- a CDS encoding sugar phosphate isomerase/epimerase family protein gives rise to the protein MKSCITVSLVEEARGGPFVLWDGLERSIAFAAELGFDAVEIFSPGVESLDADALAKHLDAAGVRLAALGTGAGWVKRGLQLADADAAKRDQAKRFVRELIDLAGSFSAMTIIGSMQGRSDQNVDPKTAREYLAEALEDGGAHASKYNVPLLYEPLNRYETNQCNTVAQGVELLESLSTGNVKLLCDLFHMNIEEVDIADALRFAGKRVGHIHFVDSNRWPVGCGHMVMGPILAALRELDYSGYLCAEAFPLPNPAEAARQTMRAFRYWTGGSNVL
- a CDS encoding KpsF/GutQ family sugar-phosphate isomerase, which gives rise to MSAAEKIPFSPQSPANSAANLPPATLLERLRILREIIAIEGNAILSAASQVTSDAVQAAEMTANCDGCVVVTGVGKAGIVGKKLVATLASTGTPAHFLHPAEAIHGDLGRVRQNDLVWAISNSGRSEEVVRIAPHLRQNSAGLIAITATDDNPLAHAADCVVAIGKHNEACPNGLAPTSSTAVMMAVGDGIAMLASRLRSFTPEDFARFHPGGALGQQLASVDQMMRGLTACRIAPSNITVREAMVRTSKNGRRTGAVMLVNDSAELVGIFTDSDLARLLETRNDVALDQPIADRMTRDPKTARTGTLLQEAIAVMSRRHISELPVVDALNRPLGMIDITDVAALLGEQDEPSILPIH